The following is a genomic window from Deltaproteobacteria bacterium.
ACGTCCGCCCCGGCGTCCTCGGCTTCCTTGGCCTTGTCGCCCTTGGCGAACACCAGCACGCGCAGCGTCCTGCCGGTGCCGTGCGGCAACACGGCGCTGCCGCGCACCATCTGATCGGCGTGCTTGGGGTTCACGCCCAGACGCAGCGCGACGTCGATGGTCTCGTCGAACTTCGCCGTGCCCGTCTGCTTGACGAGCGAGACGGCCTGCTCCACGGAGTAGCGCGTGTCGCCATCCCGCTTCGCGGCGGCTTCCCGAAATTTCTTCCCGTGCGTACGCATCTTGATCCCGATCCTTCAGGCCCGCGGTTATCCTTCGACGATTTCGATCCCCATGCTCCGCGCGGTCCCCGCAACAACCTTGGAGGCCTGATCCAGGTCGTTGGTGTTCAGATCCGGCAGTTTGAGCTTGGCGATCTCCCGCACTTGTGCCCATGTCACCTGGCCGACCGTGTCCCGGTTCGGCACTCCCGCGCCCTTTTCCACCTTCGCCGCCTTTTTCAGGAGCACCGCCGCCGGCGGGCTCTTCTCGACGAACGTGAAAGAGCGATCCGCGTACACCGTGATGACGACGGGGATGATCATCCCCTCCTGGCTCGCGGTGCGCGCGTTGAACTGCTTGCAGAACTCCATGATGTTCACGCCGTGCTGACCCAGCGCCGGTCCGACCGGCGGCGAAGGCGTGGCCTTGCCCGCGGGGCACTGGAGCGTCACCGGCGCTACGACTTTCTTGGCCATGGCAACCGTCCTTGATCCGTATCCCGAAACGCCGGGACGTCTTCCACTCTGAAAAACCGCGGCGAATCGCCGCTCAGGTCTTCTCGACCTGATAGAAATCCAGCTCAACCGGCGTGGCGCGGCCGAAAATCGACACCATCACGCGCAGCTTCGACTTGTCGGGACGCACTTCCTCGACCACGCCCGTGAAATTCGCGAAGGGGCCCGTCATGACGCGGACGTTTTCGCCCTTCTCGAACTCGATCTTGGGCTTGGGCCGCAGCGTGCCCTCGGTGATCTTCTGCGTGATCCGATCGACGTCCTCCTCGGGAATCGGGGTCGGATTCTGCATGCCGCCCACGAAACCCGTGACCTTCGGAGTGCTCTTCACCAGGTGCCACGATTCCTCGGTGAGAATCATCTTCACGAGGATATAGCCGGGGAAAAACTTCCTCGACGTGGTGCGGCGCTGCCCACCGACCATTTCGACGACCTGCTCCGAAGGAATCAGGACCTGACCGATCAGGTCGCCGAGCTTCATCTGCTTGGCCCGTTCTTCCAGCGACTGCTTGGCCTTGGCCTCGTAGCCGGAATACGTGTGGACCACGTACCACTTCATCTCACCGCCGCCCATGAAAGCTCCCCCGTGTCCCGTCGATCACGCGTGTTCCGGCGATCACGCGAAAGCCAGACGCATCAAAAGCTGCAGGATGGAGTCGCAAAAAAACAGGTACACCGAGACGATAAACGTCAACGCGATGATGATCCAAGTCGACGCCATCGTGTCGGCCCGCGTCGGCCACGAGACCTTTTTGAGCTCTCGACGCACGTCGGACAGAAAGTCGATGAGCTGTCGGACGGGACCCGGCTTGTCGCTGTCCGCGCCCTTCTTCTCGACCTTCTTTTCCGGCTTCTTTTCCTCTTTCTTCACAGCCTTGACGGGTTTCGATTCCGTCCTGTCGGCGGGTCCGGCCATCGCCATCACCTTCTCTTCCCAAGTGCCGGGCATGCGCCCGGTTTGCGGTCTCGGGGGGAAGATCCCCTCCCACAACAATCCCCGGCGCCCATTCGGGCCGCGCGGGGGGCCTTCGCGTCGGGGCTACTTCACTTCCTTGTGGAGCGTGTGCTTGCGGTCGAAGCGGCAGAATTTCTGCAGCTCGACCTTCTTCTGGTTCTTTTTCTTGTTGCGCGTCGTGGTGTAGTTCCGACGCTTGCACTCGCTGCACTGCAGGGTCACGATTTCGCGCGCGCTCTTGGCCATGATTCGCTCCAAACCCGCCGTCGCGCCATGCGCTTCGGCGAGCGATGAAAGTCCCTCTTACGCTCTCTTTCGCGCGTGTTTCACGCGTGAATTTTCGTGACGACGCCGGCGCCGACGGTGCGTCCGCCCTCGCGGATGGCGAAGCGAACGCCCTCTTCCATCGCGATCGCGTTGATCAGCTTCACCCGCATCTTCACGTTTTCTCCCGG
Proteins encoded in this region:
- the rplK gene encoding 50S ribosomal protein L11 — translated: MAKKVVAPVTLQCPAGKATPSPPVGPALGQHGVNIMEFCKQFNARTASQEGMIIPVVITVYADRSFTFVEKSPPAAVLLKKAAKVEKGAGVPNRDTVGQVTWAQVREIAKLKLPDLNTNDLDQASKVVAGTARSMGIEIVEG
- the nusG gene encoding transcription termination/antitermination protein NusG is translated as MKWYVVHTYSGYEAKAKQSLEERAKQMKLGDLIGQVLIPSEQVVEMVGGQRRTTSRKFFPGYILVKMILTEESWHLVKSTPKVTGFVGGMQNPTPIPEEDVDRITQKITEGTLRPKPKIEFEKGENVRVMTGPFANFTGVVEEVRPDKSKLRVMVSIFGRATPVELDFYQVEKT
- the secE gene encoding preprotein translocase subunit SecE, with protein sequence MAGPADRTESKPVKAVKKEEKKPEKKVEKKGADSDKPGPVRQLIDFLSDVRRELKKVSWPTRADTMASTWIIIALTFIVSVYLFFCDSILQLLMRLAFA
- the rpmG gene encoding 50S ribosomal protein L33, with amino-acid sequence MAKSAREIVTLQCSECKRRNYTTTRNKKKNQKKVELQKFCRFDRKHTLHKEVK
- a CDS encoding elongation factor Tu, with product PGENVKMRVKLINAIAMEEGVRFAIREGGRTVGAGVVTKIHA